In Pseudomonas putida, a genomic segment contains:
- a CDS encoding DUF4880 domain-containing protein, whose protein sequence is MSRLLLPLEHPTPSAEQVADSALLHGLKRLPRRVQQVFLLNRLDQLDFASIAIRLDLPLRSIERNMSQALQAARPQGDTLASVAAQWYVRLQSPDATSCERIDFRRWLDADPAHLQAFHDTELRWRQLLAPARELGQDGWYRHGRAALSLGGCSVAVGLGVAALLAFGFWA, encoded by the coding sequence ATGAGCCGTCTGCTGCTGCCCCTTGAGCACCCTACGCCATCCGCCGAGCAAGTGGCCGACAGCGCCCTACTGCATGGCCTCAAGCGCCTGCCCCGGCGTGTGCAGCAAGTGTTCCTGCTCAATCGCCTGGATCAACTCGATTTCGCCAGCATCGCCATCCGCCTCGACCTGCCGTTGCGCAGTATCGAACGAAACATGAGCCAAGCACTGCAAGCCGCCCGCCCCCAGGGCGACACCCTCGCCAGCGTGGCCGCCCAATGGTACGTGCGCCTGCAAAGCCCCGACGCCACCTCATGCGAACGCATCGACTTTCGCCGCTGGCTGGATGCCGACCCTGCACACCTCCAGGCATTCCACGACACCGAATTGCGCTGGCGGCAACTGCTGGCCCCAGCGCGGGAACTGGGCCAGGACGGTTGGTATCGGCATGGGCGTGCGGCGTTGTCGTTGGGTGGATGTTCGGTGGCGGTGGGGCTTGGAGTGGCGGCACTGCTCGCGTTCGGCTTCTGGGCTTGA
- a CDS encoding DUF6392 family protein yields MNITEVNDLIKSLGQPCVELEENVLLCNELLKLEEGGDKNAFLMLRPEPGVEMWIWVRTKALETVLFCLMETINGDAAYSGALPSPFSLKMTKRDVRALLGEPYESSPPSDALRDQGYAGTDYYRYGASTFPDAQVGLQYREDGLVCTIGFSRKGAGLH; encoded by the coding sequence ATGAACATTACCGAGGTGAATGACTTAATCAAGTCACTGGGTCAGCCATGTGTCGAATTAGAGGAGAACGTACTGTTGTGCAACGAACTCCTCAAGCTGGAGGAGGGGGGCGACAAGAACGCGTTTTTGATGTTACGCCCAGAGCCCGGGGTTGAGATGTGGATCTGGGTCAGGACCAAGGCGCTGGAAACGGTGCTTTTCTGTCTAATGGAGACGATAAACGGGGACGCGGCCTATAGCGGCGCGCTGCCGAGCCCGTTTTCGTTGAAGATGACCAAGCGCGATGTGAGGGCGCTTCTAGGGGAACCCTACGAGTCGTCACCGCCATCCGACGCACTTCGCGACCAGGGCTACGCCGGGACGGACTACTACCGTTATGGCGCGTCGACTTTTCCTGATGCACAAGTTGGATTGCAATACCGGGAAGATGGCCTCGTCTGTACGATAGGTTTTTCTCGGAAGGGTGCTGGGCTGCACTGA
- a CDS encoding PAAR domain-containing protein, translated as MNPIVLVGHRHLCPLHGEGVVISGASSASVNGKAIARVGDQTCCGAIIETGAHHMLIEGSPAARQGDTTSHGGTLVEGDASWLVE; from the coding sequence ATGAACCCCATCGTCCTGGTAGGCCACCGCCACCTCTGCCCCCTCCACGGAGAGGGCGTCGTCATCTCCGGCGCCAGCTCGGCCTCCGTCAACGGCAAGGCCATCGCCCGCGTCGGCGACCAGACCTGCTGCGGCGCCATCATCGAGACTGGCGCCCACCACATGCTGATCGAAGGCAGCCCCGCCGCACGCCAGGGCGATACCACCAGCCACGGCGGCACGCTGGTGGAGGGCGATGCCAGTTGGCTTGTCGAGTGA